A window of the Theileria parva strain Muguga chromosome 2, complete sequence, whole genome shotgun sequence genome harbors these coding sequences:
- a CDS encoding CDK-activating kinase assembly factor MAT1 family protein, giving the protein MDTECPICLEIITPSSDKILLVSDICDHKICDGCAEKQLSSQGSYTQCAICRCHLTRHSFVPYDMSSNYYEQHKDARKRVLQVYNDTRINFKTTPEYNKYLEDREAIIFELTNSKDESRLKSIEQELRIYERNNALKISKNFELHKSEEKKWIKSIVEKEGNFYELVDKGAPFNLWKVDEIIHPLKKSCPNYFTDETTVITTTDSKPLNAAIRNDTDIPRKVFTNRIELMESDVAGGYSKEIVFQMCKSQLDTLLLWNLT; this is encoded by the exons ATGGATACTGAGTGTCCAATTTGCCTTGAAATTATAACTCCTTCAAGTGATAAAATCTTACTAGTCTCCGATATATGCGATCataaaat ATGTGATGGCTGTGCTGAGAAACAAT TGTCCTCTCAGGGCAGTTATACGCAGTGTGCAATTTGCCGATGTCACTTAACTCGACACTCTTTTGTCCCCTATGACATGTCCTCCAACTACTACGAACAACATAAAGACGCACGAAAACGCGTTCTGCAAGT ATATAATGATACGAGGATAAACTTTAAGACCACTCCAGAGTATAACAAGTATTTGGAGGATCGCGAGGCCATCA TATTTGAGCTGACGAATTCGAAAGATGAGTCCAGACTCAAGTCAATTGAACAAGAACTAAGAATTTATGAACGAAACAACGCCCTCAAAATCTCCAAAAATTTCGAACTCCAC AAATCGGAGGAGAAAAAGTGGATAAAGTCGATAGTGGAGAAGGAGGGGAATTTTTATGAATTAGTTGACAAAGGAGCGCCGTTCAACCTCTGGAAAGTCGATGAAATCATCCAC CCCTTGAAGAAGTCATGTCCCAATTACTTCACCGATGAAACTACCGTCATCACTACCACAGACTCCAAA CCACTGAATGCTGCGATAAGGAATGACACAGATATACCGAGAAAAGTCTTTACTAACAG GATTGAGCTTATGGAGAGTGATGTGGCAGGAGGATACTCTAAAG aaattgtatttcaaatgtgtaaatcaCAACTCGACACACTTTTACTATGGAATCTcacataa
- the MYOF gene encoding C2 domain protein, with amino-acid sequence MGEVMYYIKVDIHEVKDVLYKEEVTERELIPNVFVEAVFKDYSNCTQTKEHSSNAFFNASFNFTPKLSASEFERGRIIVALYHKEGIASYKKLIGHHAFSLPLIYSKQQHCIHRSWVKVFNPNFPTHNAGSMLVSISVSAPGDKPAVFKDDDLSGQGLGTDLAQTGIRFNKVPEMNLKNFMLYLNVVCGRDFMNKDQFYSEIKPSVKLSHFGITEETPPMNDNTNPEWQTTLYIPCLTPSFDETVTVEFYNGSELLQFESIDLVHLVNNGYPPKWINIYSKGIGSQNANLLGGILKFFSDSTSSLTDYFGRILISASAEQVQTLYVKGIKPCRSISLPPIQERKIAVDIYEIVSLDHRYRFIEVVISQGIFSTKSRVFQLKTNGSYEINDSTGRLNVFEPSFSSNDDGDLCDFFIYVNSLSDGTCERVAWARVPYEKVKNSETKPMWILLASFSNDQVDLFNILLSFEVSSNVASFERKERIKYNLARYTFRCMIYEAFQLPCLETNSYPTSYIEIELSGVNIKTGLARGSTNPYYFCSKEEEVYLPTNLLLAPNINISVFYEQSSVFSRPRLVCTGQYSLMNVPREWTWAPQWLKLRSLLNPNHKPRVLVAFELIPSTELMKSPESFPFFEDIVPSTRSCILTLVLLGIRTFSLLENPRILIRFKGYDSFIDPEYHKNRVNSGKSDRVNSHNSVEEFDVVNITGKAMGSYGNWNFLTTHVINLELPKRMHHHSCLDLQVVCDNTTGPLGSTVLTLNQYFPWLNPTERKLSTEMFRMELIDCFHSSAPTNTININKTLEDVNNINVEFVDEIDVVSKHQSRFHAIDSNTQVGTKSNSIVVAADSLGDKTEDTDLGDDSTRENTVITIDDKMEDELDFEILIDESMNSLMREEISYELEAEMTEEAFKYKKAPILRFNANGIPEVIGILKFIIQIQESSNNQQQQLKQIEKMQREADETIRRFRSMWDDAKDLVVRAYILEAKGLYTNGLINDSLSIKNITGEDLTYIWIRNIDDQHTVNSGTTGTTMRSKLYPYSIKDLNNGKKGLKPIFNQCYNLSCSLPENSILRISVMSRSALSEAIIGTTYIDCEDRFFNTRLRELMLGELAPVESRVLRAEEQQMGETISRGVLRMWLEVLRAEDARAKPIQNLGSLDPANYELRVVIWRAKCFSDEISEISLYVCGYYQNELGEFTQKTDTHYHSKDKIGIFNWRFKYLVTIPTEYTNLKLQLYSYTLLKDEVIGEANIDLGYEFHRVWKKNRLHSIPKFTANLYSLADSSKIVGSVDVEISLLNESDSKRYPVGAGREEPNRDPFLPKVSQNRNFVDFAGFGDTFVNFGTKIISGIKTTGAIIVVLSIFALAIVILIIIK; translated from the exons ATGGGAGAGgtaatgtattatataaagGTTGATATTCATGAGGTGAAGGATGTGTTGTATAAGGAAGAAGTTACAGAGCGTGAGTTAATTCCAAATGTGTTTGTTGAAGCTGTTTTTAAGGATTATAGTAACTGCACTCAGACGAAAGAACATTCTTCCAACGCCTTCTTTAATGCTTCATTTAACTTTACACCTAAACTTAGCGCGTCAGAATTTGAACGCGGTAGAATTATCGTAGCTCTTTACCATAAAGAAGGAATTGCCAGTTACAAGAAACTCATCGGACATCATGCCTTTAGTCTGCCACTTATATATTCGAAACAACAACATTGTATACATAGATCCTGGGTTAAAGTTTTCAATCCCAATTTCCCAACTCATAACGCG GGAAGTATGTTGGTATCGATATCAGTATCAGCCCCTGGAGATAAGCCTGCGGTGTTTAAGGATGATGACTTATCAGGTCAAGGTTTAGGTACTGACTTAGCTCAAACTGGCATAAGATTTAACAAAGTTCCAGAGatgaatttaaagaattttatGTTATATTTAAACGTCGTTTGTGGCAGAGATTTCATGAATAAAGATCAGTTTTACTCTGAAATAAAACCCTCAGTTAAGCTGTCACACTTTGGAATCACCGAAGAAACTCCGCCAATGAATGATAATACTAATCCCGAATGGCAAACCACACTTTACATACCCTGTCTCACTCCTTCATTC gACGAGACTGTGACGGTAGAATTTTATAACGGAAGTGAGTTGTTACAATTTGAATCTATTGATTTGGTGCACTTGGTCAATAATGGATACCCGCCCAAATGGATCAACATCTACTCCAAAGGCATAGGATCTCAAA ATGCAAATTTGCTGGGTGGGATATTGAAGTTTTTTTCGGATTCTACAAGCTCGCTGACGGATTATTTCGGCCGCATACTAATCAGTGCTTCGGCGGAACAGGTGCAAACGTTATATGTCAAGGGCATTAAGCCGTGCAGATCAATTTCTCTACCACCGATCCAGGAACGTAAAATCGCAGTTGATATTTACGAAATCGTGTCATTGGATCATAGGTACAGGTTTATTGAAGTGGTAATTTCACAAGGCATCTTCTCCACTAAAAGCCGCGTATTCCAACTAAAAACTAACGGATCCTATGAAATCAATGATTCCACCGGCAGATTAAACGTTTTTGAACCTTCTTTCTCCT CGAATGATGATGGAGATTTGTgtgatttttttatatatgtgAATTCATTGTCTGATGGTACTTGTGAGCGTGTGGCATGGGCCAGAGTACCGTAtgaaaaggttaaaaattCAGAAACTAAACCCATGTGGATCCTCCTCGCGTCATTCTCCAATGATCAAgttgatttatttaacattttattatcatttgaAGTTTCGTCTAATGTCGCCAGTTTCGAGAGGAAGGAAAGGATCAAGTATAACCTGGCCAGATACACTTTCAGATGCATGATCTATGAAGCTTTTCAATTACCCTGCCTCGAAACTAATTCTTATCCCACCTCATACATCGAA ATAGAACTGTCTGGAGTGAATATAAAGACTGGATTAGCCCGTGGAAGTACAAATCCGTACTATTTCTGTTCCAAGGAGGAGGAGGTGTATTTACCTACAAACCTATTACTAGCGCCAAATATTAACATCAGTGTATTTTATGAACAAAGTTCTGTATTTTCTAGGCCTAGACTAGTTTGTACTGGCCAGTACAGTTTAATGAATGTGCCACGGGAATGGACTTGGGCACCGCAATGGCTCAAACTAAGATCACTCCTGAATCCTAACCATAAGCCTAGAGTCTTGGTAGCGTTTGAATTAATACCTTCAACTGAACTCATGAAATCACCGGAGAGTTTTCCATTTTTTGAAGACATTGTCCCGTCTACAAGGTCGTGCATACTGACACTGGTTTTACTTGGGATTAGGACTTTTAGCCTACTAGAAAATCCCAGAATACTAATCAGATTCAAAGGATACGATTCCTTCATTGATCCCGAGTATCATAAAAATAGAGTTAACTCTGGTAAAAGTGATAGAGTGAACTCACACAACTCTGTGGAAGAATTTGATGTAGTGAATATAACAGGAAAAGCCATGGGCTCATATGGAAATTGGAATTTCTTAACGACCCATGTGATAAATCTTGAATTACCAAAGCGTATGCATCACCATTCGTGTTTAGATCTGCAAGTTGTTTGTGATAATACTACAGGACCGCTGGGTTCCACAGTATTAACACTGAATCAATATTTCCCGTGGCTAAATCCTACAGAGAGGAAACTTAGTACTGAAATGTTCCGAATGGAATTAATCGACTGTTTCCACAGCTCAGCACCCactaacactattaacatCAACAAAACACTTGAGgatgttaataatattaatgtgGAATTTGTAGATGAAATTGACGTCGTATCAAAACATCAGTCCAGGTTTCATGCTATCGACAGTAATACTCAAGTTGGTACTAAatctaatagtatagttgTTGCTGCTGACTCTTTAGGAGATAAAACTGAGGATACTGATTTAGGAGATGACAGTACGAGAGAAAACACAGTAATAACAATAGACGATAAGATGGAGGATGAACTGGATTTCGAGATATTAATTGATGAGAGTATGAACAGTTTAATGCGTGAGGAGATATCATATGAACTCGAGGCTGAAATGACCGAAGAGGCGtttaagtataaaaaagCACCAATTCTCAGATTTAACGCTAATGGAATACCTGAAGTCATTGGCATTCTCAAATTCATTATACAAATTCAAGAATCATCCAACAACCAACAACAGCAACTCAAAC agaTAGAGAAGATGCAGAGAGAGGCGGATGAGACGATAAGGCGATTTCGTAGTATGTGGGATGATGCTAAGGATTTAGTGGTTCGTGCATATATTCTGGAGGCTAAAGGTTTATACACTAATGGTCTAATCAATGATTCCTTGTCCATTAAAAACATCACCGGTGAAGATTTAACATACATTTGGATACGCAATATCGATGATCAACATACGGTTAATAGTGGGACCACGGGTACTACTATGAGAAGCAAGTTGTATCCGTACAGTATaaaagatttaaataatgGTAAAAAAGGGTTAAAACCGATTTTTAACCAATGTTATAATTTAAGTTGTAGTTTACCAGAGAATTCGATCTTGAGAATTTCGGTAATGAGCAGGTCAGCCCTGAGTGAAGCCATCATTGGCACTACTTACATTGACTGTGAGGACCGTTTTTTTAACACCCGACTGAGAGAATTAATGTTAGGTGAATTGGCGCCTGTGGAGTCTCGAGTACTCAGAGCTGAAGAACAACAGATGGGAGAAACCATATCCCGTGGAGTATTACGTATGTGGTTGGAAGTATTAAGAGCTGAAGATGCTAGGGCTAAACCTATACAGAATTTAGGCTCACTAGATCCTGCGAATTATGAATTAAGAGTTGTAATCTGGCGTGCCAAGTGTTTCTCAGATGAAATTTCTGAGATTTCACTCTATGTCTGTGGTTACTACCAGAATGAACTTGGTGAGTTCACTCAGAAAACTGATACTCACTATCACAGTAAGGATAAAattggtatttttaactgGCGTTTTAAGTACCTCGTGACGATACCAACGGagtatacaaatttaaaattacaactGTACAGTTACACACTGTTGAAAGATGAAGTGATTGGTGAGGCTAATATTGATTTGGGCTATGAATTTCACAGAGTCTGGAAGAAAAACAGACTCCACTCAATACCTAAATTCACTGCGAATCTCTACAGCTTGGCAGACAGTAGTAAAATCGTCGGCAGCGTAGATGTGGAAATTAGTCTTTTAAACGAAAGTGATAGTAAAAGATACCCAGTTGGTGCTGGTAGAGAAGAACCAAACAGAGATCCATTCTTACCCAAGGTTAGTCAGAATCGTAACTTTGTTGACTTTGCCGGGTTTGGTGATACTTTTGTCAACTTTGGCACTAAAATCATTTCTGGTATTAAAACCACCGGTGCCATCATCGTCGTACTTTCCATCTTCGCTCTAGCCATTGTTATTCTCATtatcatcaaataa
- the ATP6 gene encoding HAD ATPase P-type family IC family protein encodes MTEGLKLLASPHVYESHEVLNHYSVNLDYGLNDEQVLLHREVLGSHSFLKPKKLSLLHLFIQQFDDLLVKILLSAAIVSFFFTCFDPHEKKHISSFIEPIVILFILILNALVGVWQEANAEKALDALKKLQPTLANCLRNGVWTTFDTENLVVGDIVKVKNGDKIPADLRLVKILSTTLLVEQSQLTGESLLIYKTTDALDKSEAHCDLQTKRNILFGSTTVCSGTGIGVVVAVGMNTEIGTIQSAVIEASTENTATPLQKMLHDFGNSLSKVISIICLLVWLINVKNFNDPAHGSVVRGCIYYFKIAIALAVAAIPEGLPAVITTCLALGTRKMAKKNAIVRKLPSIETLGCTTVICSDKTGTLTTNKMTTVVVNLFNQQNKLRYIHMPHGDGIRVTMGGFGDSGMCVAQSFDGPVENLTHTFLKCASLCSDVTISTTNLHSRKHNTGVGGDLVLEGEPTEVAIIEMVNNLGKFLTQCDSSHLDPMGQAIFLSPIEDSSSIKKMKRWKKNSPKSNLVDRSRSDSPNPNNTHDTDTLSPTTHSHNPPLPNPEDDAVVFKNRTETSRSKKAQLTGRTGSGSVPTPISALYRKYLIKEATLEFCRTRKMMSVICSHNMNTGGNTSNTGTGGSSRGSGRNSSTRGKMYLYSKGAPESIMEVCTSYMLPDGSVNKLAKSEKNEILDHVKQLANEALRVLAFSYRQASQKDLDLYNSLTHSNSNSQNTQSNNNSVKTSNVFSRIEKDMTFLGLVGIMDPPRPEVKDSISKCMRAGIRVIMITGDNKLTAEAIARKVGIIKPTHRMSNSDPRSPTFSPTHSPILYPRTSLFSSLTGKEFESLSSDAQRQLLTKSCLVFSRTEPKHKQSIVSILKELGEIVAMTGDGVNDAPALKMADIGVSMGVNGTEVAKEASDMILADDNFKTIVAAIEEGRCIYSNMKAFIRYLISSNIGEVVSIFMTAMLGIPEGMLPVQLLWVNLVTDGPPATALGFNPPDPLVMKREPRHRNDKLIDRITLLRYLVIGLYVGLATCGIFIQYYVLGVSPNEGNTLISLKKLMNWSNCMNWEEFNASLLYDMSNSCEYFTLGKVKASTLSLTTLVVLEMFNALNALSEDSSLLKMAPWTNPYLICAIFFSVLIHCIILYVPLFSSLFNVVPLDFYDWKWVLIWSFPVVIIDECFKLCKKSYQKYSKPSLRGEDNTFSSGESNAISQTMDTNLDKEHTKDKVTGEHSVEKIWESGSSELSFGERLSNSLTSLLDKVVHSFSSSGSADLSHQDKELVPPY; translated from the exons atGACAGAGGGATTGAAGTTATTGGCGAGTCCTCATGTGTATGAATCACATGAGGTTTTGAACCATTATTCGGTGAATTTGGACTATGGTTTAAACGACGAGCAGGTGCTGTTACACCGTGAAGTCCTGGGATCGCACTCATTTCTTAAGCCTAAGAAATTATCACTCCTCCACCTCTTCATACAACAGTTTGATGATTTACTCgttaaaatacttttaaGTGCCGCCATTGTTAGTTTCTTCTTTACCTGTTTTGACCCTCATGAAAAGAAACACATTTCCTCATTCATAGAACCAATTGTCATCTTATTCATCTTAATACTCAATGCTTTGGTTGGAGTTTGGCAGGAAGCTAATGCTGAGAAGGCGTTGGATGCACTTAAAAAGTTACAACCCACACTGGCAAATTGTTTAAGAAACGGTGTATGGACTACTTTTGACACTGAGAATTTAGTCGTAGGAGACATTGTCAAGGTTAAAAATGGCGATAAAATTCCGGCAGATCTGAGATTAGTGAAGATACTCTCCACCACCCTCTTAGTAGAGCAATCACAATTAACCGGAGAATCTCTCCTAATCTACAAGACTACTGATGCTCTGGATAAATCAGAAGCCCATTGTGATCTCCAGACTAAGaggaatattttatttggTAGTACAACGGTGTGTAGTGGGACTGGTATAGGAGTAGTCGTAGCTGTAGGTATGAATACGGAAATTGGTACAATACAATCTGCCGTAATCGAGGCAAGTACTGAAAATACCGCCACTCCGCTCCAAAAGATGTTACATGACTTTGGTAACTCCCTTTCTAAAGTTATAAGTATCATATGCCTCTTGGTCTGGCTGATTAATGTGAAGAACTTTAATGATCCAGCGCATGGATCTGTGGTTAGGGGttgtatttattattttaaaattgcGATTGCCCTTGCAGTGGCTGCTATTCCGGAAGGTCTGCCAGCTGTGATCACCACATGCCTGGCACTGGGTACTAGAAAAATGGCTAAAAAAAACGCCATAGTGAGGAAATTACCGTCAATTGAGACCCTGGGATGTACTACAGTCATCTGCAGCGATAAAACTGGCACTCTCACAACTAATAAAATGACCACAGTCGTTGTAAATCTATTCAACcaacaaaataaattaagatACATACACATGCCACATG GAGATGGGATAAGAGTAACGATGGGTGGCTTTGGTGATAGTGGCATGTGTGTAGCACAGTCATTTGACGGTCCAGTGGAAAACCTAACACACACTTTCCTCAAATGCGCTTCTCTATGCTCCGATGTTACCATATCCACTACCAATTTACACAGTCGTAAACACAATACTGGTGTGGGAGGAGACTTGGTATTAGAGGGAGAGCCTACGGAAGTGGCGATAATTGAGATGGTGAATAATTTAGGCAAATTCCTGACACAGTGTGATTCATCACATTTGGATCCCATGGGACAAGCAATCTTCTTATCACCCATCGAGGACAGTAGTAGCATAAAAAAGATGAAAAGATGGAAAAAGAACTCACCAAAAAGTAACTTAGTTGATCGGAGTCGCTCAGACTCTCCCAATCCCAATAACACACATGACACTGACACACTGTCACCCACTACACACTCACACAACCCACCCCTACCCAATCCGGAAGATGACGCTGTGGTATTTAAAAACCGTACTGAAACTTCTAGATCTAAGAAGGCACAGCTAACTGGTAGAACTGGCAGTGGTTCAGTCCCAACTCCAATCTCCGCATTATACCGGAAATACTTGATTAAAGAAGCCACTCTCGAATTCTGCAGAACCAGGAAAATGATGTCCGTTATTTGCTCCCACAATATGAACACAGGTGGTAACACTAGTAACACAGGTACTGGGGGCAGTAGCAGGGGTAGTGGTAGAAACAGTAGCACCAGGGGTAAGATGTATTTGTATAGTAAAGGAGCCCCGGAGAGTATAATGGAAGTGTGTACAAGTTATATGTTACCCGATGGCTCAGTAAACAAATTAGCAAAATCtgaaaaaaatgaaatcCTAGACCACGTCAAACAGTTGGCAAATGAAGCTCTCAGAGTCTTAGCATTCTCTTACCGACAAGCCTCACAAAAAGATTTAGATCTCTACAACTCCCTCACACATTCCAATAGTAATAGTCAGAACACACAGtccaataataatagtgtgaaaACAAGTAATGTTTTCAGTAGGATAGAGAAGGACATGACATTTTTGGGTTTGGTGGGTATAATGGACCCGCCGAGACCGGAGGTAAAGGACAGTATTAGCAAGTGTATGAGAGCTGGTATCAGAGTTATCATGATCACTggtgataataaattaacgGCCGAAGCCATCGCAAGGAAAGTTGGGATCATAAAACCCACACATCGGATGTCAAATTCTGACCCCCGGAGTCCCACATTCAGTCCCACACACAGTCCAATATTATATCCCAGAACTTCACTATTTAGTAGTTTAACTGGGAAAGAGTTTGAATCTTTAAGTTCCGACGCCCAGAGGCAACTGTTAACTAAAAGTTGTCTGGTGTTTAGCAGGACTGAGCCGAAGCATAAGCAGAGTATAGTATCAATATTGAAGGAGCTGGGCGAGATAGTGGCAATGACAGGTGACGGAGTAAATGATGCACCGGCGTTGAAGATGGCGGATATCGGAGTAAGTATGGGTGTAAATGGCACAGAAGTGGCCAAAGAAGCCTCGGATATGATTTTGGCTGATGATAATTTCAAGACGATTGTAGCAGCAATTGAGGAAGGCAGGTGCATATACAGTAACATGAAAGCGTTCATACGTTACCTGATCAGCAGCAATATTGGAGAAGTTGTGAGTATATTTATGACGGCGATGCTTGGGATACCGGAGGGCATGTTACCAGTACAATTACTCTGGGTTAATTTAGTTACCGATGGTCCACCAGCCACGGCGTTAGGGTTTAACCCGCCAGATCCACTGGTCATGAAACGGGAACCCAGACATCGGAATGATAAACTTATTGACAGAATAACATTGTTACGTTATTTGGTGATTGGATTATACGTAGGACTGGCGACTTGTGGTATTTTTATCCAGTACTACGTGCTGGGGGTCTCACCTAACGAGGGGAACACACTcataagtttaaaaaagttaatGAATTGGAGCAATTGTATGAACTGGGAAGAGTTTAACGCCAGTCTGCTCTATGACATGAGTAACAGCTGTGAATACTTTACACTAGGGAAAGTTAAAGCCTCCACACTGTCACTCACAACTTTGGTAGTTTTAGAAATGTTTAACGCGCTGAATGCGCTGTCGGAGGATTCCTCGCTACTAAAAATGGCACCCTGGACTAATCCATACCTCATCTGCGCCATCTTCTTCAGCGTACTCATTCactgtataatattgtatgtTCCACTATTTTCTTCATTGTTTAATGTGGTACCGCTGGACTTTTATGACTGGAAGTGGGTTCTAATCTGGTCATTCCCCGTCGTCATCATCGACgaatgttttaaattatgtaaaaagTCCTATCAAAAGTATTCGAAACCCTCGTTACGGGGTGAGGATAATACGTTTTCTAGTGGTGAATCCAATGCCATTTCCCAAACTATGGATACTAATTTGGATAAAGAGCACACAAAGGATAAAGTTACAGGTGAACATAGCGTGGAAAAAATTTGGGAGAGTGGGTCTAGTGAGTTATCTTTTGGTGAGAGGTTGAGTAATAGTTTGACGAGTTTATTGGATAAAGTAGTACATAGTTTTAGCAGTTCTGGAAGCGCTGATTTATCACATCAAGATAAAGAACTTGTACCACCCTATTAA
- a CDS encoding N2-dimethylguanosine tRNA methyltransferase family protein: protein MTETSIKESLIEESLILEPLIEESLIREGLVVVNGRGPDNKLLFYNPPQVFNRDLSLLVLKTFILQEKKKIESDPKLGNFIGVNILESLAATGIRGIRYLRELGPLVGMVTFNDLDRNSAEMILKNLTLNSMPRSKYRVTCCDANFLSNILTPPPDITKHFLMSNNIYKAPVGSYNNNTNINNILKQYNHTMDQHINLLLLNPSDGDTTDPVNSTDQSIFRNVVDIIDLDPYSSVTSYVDSAVRCVRSGGMLLITSTDMPTLCGNNPLVSFYKYGGTSFKSPFCHELSLRVLLYSVMLTASKYKRVIEPLVSCSIDFYVRVFVKVVYSPEQCKRVGQNSGLILLCVRCHSYHILPLCQDYTGSISESGKGVEGGNTVSHKKRKVEGIDWSRKCEECGSRIKIGGPIYTGPLHNHEFVQATLQTLDTDHSSSNTTQNTIGNDTQNTMENTVDGTAESVDIGITMWKRIRGLLTTINEEVDVPLYYSISDLCQIWSLTTISPILFKGVLRGLGYKASNFHRDPNSIKTNAPNQVVMDIIRTHAKNTSKTSNHSFFSKPIQTVGIDLDMKVAKVKDVPRWFPNPTSHWGPKKMHKTTSTSLI from the exons ATGACGGAAACCTCAATTAAAGAATCCTTAATTGAAGAATCCTTAATTCTTGAACCTTTGATTGAGGAATCATTGATTAGAGAAGGATTAGTAGTAGTGAATGGTAGAGGTCCTGATAATAAgcttttattttataatccACCTCAGGTTTTTAACCGGGACCTATCACTCCTAGTGCTAAAAACTTTTATTCTTCAAgaaaaaaagaaaattg agAGTGATCCGAAACttggtaattttattggTGTTAATATCCTCGAATCATTAGCCGCTACTG GAATAAGAGGAATAAGATATTTGAGGGAGTTGGGTCCCTTGGTCGGTATGGTAACATTTAATGATTTAGACCGTAATTCAGCCGAAATGATCCTTAAAAACTTAACTTTAAACTCTATGCCCAGGAGTAAATACAGAGTAACATGTTGTGACgctaattttttatctaataTCCTCACTCCGCCACCGGACATCACTAAACATTTCCTCATGtcaaataatatttacaagGCTCCCGTAGGCtcttataataataatactaacattaataacatattaaaaCAGTATAATCATACCATGGATCaacatattaatttactacTCCTCAATCCTAGTGACGGTGACACTACTGACCCTGTGAACTCTACAGATCAGAGCATATTCAGAAATGTAGTGGATATAATTGATTTGGATCCATATTCGAGTGTAACTTCATATGTAGATTCCGCTGTAAGATGTGTAAGAAGTGGTGGAATGTTGTTGATAACCAGCACTGACATGCCTACACTGTGCGGTAATAATCCCCTGgtatcattttataaatacgGCGGGACCAGTTTCAAGTCACCCTTCTGCCACGAATTGTCACTCAgagtattattatactctGTGATGTTAACAGCAAGTAAATATAAACGTGTTATTGAACCTCTCGTTTCCTGTAGTATAGATTTTTATGTCAGGGTTTTTGTCAAGGTTGTGTACTCTCCAGAACAGTGTAAAAGAGTAGGACAGAACTCAGGACTCATACTATTATGTGTCAGATGTCATTCATACCATATTCTTCCTCTGTGTCAGGATTACACAGGTAGTATTAGTGAGAGCGGTAAGGGTGTTGAAGGAGGTAATACAGTTAGTCACAAGAAGAGAAAGGTGGAGGGAATTGATTGGAGTAGGAAGTGTGAGGAGTGTGGATcaagaattaaaattggtGGTCCAATTTATACCGGACCACTACATAATCATGAGTTCGTACAAGCAACTCTTCAGACTCTGGATACTGATCACTCTAGTTCTAATACTACTCAGAATACCATAGGAAATGATACTCAGAATACTATGGAAAATACTGTAGATGGTACTGCGGAGAGTGTGGATATTGGAATAACAATGTGGAAGAGGATAAGGGGCTTGTTAACAACAATAAATGAG GAAGTGGATGTACCGCTTTATTATTCCATTTCGGATTTATGTCAAATCTGGTCACTCACCACCATCAGCCCAATTCTTTTCAA GGGGGTATTGAGGGGATTGGGATATAAGGCTTCGAATTTCCATAGGGATCCGAATTCGATAAAAACCAACGCACCAAACCAAGTTGTCATGGACATCATCAGAACACACGCCAAAAATACCAGTAAAACCTCCAATCACTCCTTCTTCTCCAAACCCATACA AACGGTTGGGATAGATTTGGATATGAAGGTGGCTAAGGTGAAGGATGTGCCGAGATGGTTCCCTAACCCAACCAGTCATTGGGGACCCAAAAAAATGCATAAAACTACTTCAACCTCCCTAATCTAA